One part of the Vicia villosa cultivar HV-30 ecotype Madison, WI linkage group LG6, Vvil1.0, whole genome shotgun sequence genome encodes these proteins:
- the LOC131611663 gene encoding F-box/kelch-repeat protein At3g23880-like, which translates to MNSPPAKSKQSNGAPPSLLVLLDELISEILSRLPVKTLMQIKCVCKSWKTLISDPAFAKLHLQRSPKNTHFLLIPEWSMPDEDWDCSVVPFTVTDLIESPLLIIGNYRLRCITISYDHRSHYRLRNMDCWKIVGSCNGLLCLIGGSDPLAIENQTWFRFWNPATRTLSEKLGYLSLANSYRFTFGYDVSTDSYKVLAFSTNKVKVFSLSDNVWKNIECFPSVPFGLHPSSLRYPFVNNGVYISGTINWLTIRNKTEYEWNDITIEQFVIVSLDLATETYQELLPPRGFVEVPPVEPSVNVLMDCLCFSHRAKGTHFVIWKMMEFGVRESWTLFLRISFQSLRIYHGIDDWLAYGSQLFLFPLYFCDSSDTLIIASNQGGDGFYNQHAIVYNWRNNIVEEITSNHNDILWFYTKGYIESLVSTCPKTTPSTSSTYGIVDG; encoded by the exons ATGAATTCCCCTCCGGCGAAGTCCAAGCAATCAAACGGCGCTCCACCGTCGTTGTTAGTCCTCCTTGATGAACTCATTTCAGAAATTCTTTCACGGCTTCCTGTCAAAACTCTAATGCAAATAAAATGTGTTTGCAAGTCATGGAAAACCCTAATCTCCGATCCCGCCTTCGCCAAATTGCACCTTCAGCGATCGCCAAAAAACACTCACTTCTTACTGATACCAGAATGGTCTATGCCTGACGAGGATTGGGATTGCAGTGTCGTACCCTTTACCGTAACTGATTTGATAGAGAGCCCATTGCTCATCATTGGCAACTATCGATTGAGGTGTATCACCATTTCCTATGATCATCGGTCTCACTACCGATTGAGGAACATGGATTGCTGGAAGATAGTTGGTTCATGTAACGGATTGCTCTGCTTGATCGGTGGTTCTGATCCTTTGGCTATTGAGAATCAAACCTGGTTCCGTTTTTGGAACCCAGCCACGAGGACATTATCTGAAAAATTAGGTTATCTAAGTCTAGCTAACTCTTACAGGTTCACATTCGGTTATGATGTTTCAACTGACTCTTATAAGGTCTTGGCTTTCTCTACAAACAAGGTGAAAGTTTTTAGTTTGAGTGACAATGTTTGGAAAAACATTGAATGTTTTCCATCTGTACCTTTTGGCCTTCATCCTAGTAGTCTCCGTTACCCATTTGTGAATAATGGCGTGTATATAAGTGGTACTATTAACTGGCTGACtattcgaaataagactgaatatGAGTGGAATGACATTACCATTGAGCAATTTGTGATTGTCTCGCTCGATCTTGCCACGGAGACTTACCAGGAGTTGTTGCCACCTCGGGGTTTTGTTGAAGTACCACCTGTCGAGCCATCTGTAAATGTGTTGATGGACTGTCTTTGTTTTTCTCACCGTGCCAAGGGAACTCATTTTGTTATATGGAAAATGATGGAATTCGGAGTTCGAGAGTCTTGGACTCTATTCCTCAGAATTAGTTTTCAAAGTCTTCGAATTTACCATGGCATTGATGATTGGCTGGCATATGGTTCTCAATTGTTTCTGTTCCCTTTGTATTTTTGTGACAGTAGCGACACACTGATTATTGCAAGCAACCAAGGAGGTGATGGTTTTTACAACCAACATGCAATTGTCTATAATTGGAGAAATAATATAGTAGAGGAAATTACATCAAACCACAATGATATATTGTGGTTTTATACCAAGGGTTATATTGAAAGCTTGGTTTCGACCTGTCCAAA GACCACACCATCAACTTCAAGCACATATGGTATTGTTGACGGTTGA